A region of the Vidua macroura isolate BioBank_ID:100142 chromosome 16, ASM2450914v1, whole genome shotgun sequence genome:
GAGATGAAGGTGAGGAATGTAACAAGGGCAAGGAagatgagggtggtgaggaagACAAGGAGGGTGAAGGGGCTTGCAGAGCTCACAGTAGGTTCGGCAGGTGGCGCAGACAGCAGGGACAGTTCACACCCGTGTTTCCTCCATGGCTGAGGTTCTTATCATTTGTGTTTGGGGGAGATTAGCTCGGTTTGGCAGCACTTCAGAGTGGGGAGGGAGGGCCGGGGGGGGCTGActttctgggaagcagcagcagcagggcagtgtctgctgcatgtgtgtgcatgggGAGAGCTGCCAAGGCAGCAGAACCCTTCAAACTGGTGGCACAAAAACAAATGGGTGTAAATGCACGAGAGCACACTGGGATGTGGATTGGGATGTGTTTGAGGATGGAGGACAAGCGCTGTGGGTtcacctgcaggagcagaggctgccacGGTCAGGGACTGCCTGTGGGTGAGCAGGCAGGGGCTCTGCATGCCCCCAcctgcctcctgcctgcaccTGGACACTCAGGCACCTCTCTCCTGCAGgatctcctctcctctctctgatGTCGCAGCACAGAGCAAATCCAGGGCTAGTTTAGTATCTCATAGCCCCATACCTATGATCTCTGATTCTTTTAAAATTCGGGCTCCAAAGTCCTGAAACCAGTGTCCCTATACTGGACTGCAGATttgcccatcccatcccatcccatcccatcccatcccatcccatcccatcccatcccatcccatcccatcccatccctacCCTGCCTGGGTCCCAGGGGAAGAGCAgacacctggggcaggtgtgGAGGTTTTTCCATGGCAGTTGACTGGGATTTGTGGTTCAGGAGCTTGAGTCCCTGAACAGTCTTTGTGCTTAATGGTCTGCGGTGGACTTTTCACTCCATGAATTCTCAGATTGCTTCTGGAGCTCATGCAAGCACTtagctcctgcagcacccctAATAAAGTCTTAAAAAGCCATCTTGATAGATGGAGACAGGCAGGATTTATCCTACACCCCCACCACCCCACAGGAATCCTTCAGGGGAATGCAAGGATCACATTTGTCTTGGCGCAGCCTTCGCCCTGCTCCCTGGAGGGATGCAAGCACAGCttcattccctgggtcctgccATCAGCTACATCCTGTTCTGGGGAGGGTTGGAAGCAAGCAGGACCCTGAGGGACACCcagggagcccagggctggtgctgccctTCCCGTACCGCATTCTCACACCCACAGCCCCCTTCCTCCAGCAGGAACACTGCCACACTccagcccaccccagcccccagccccggcacaAACAGACACGTTGCTGCAGCAAAAGAATCTTTTTTTATTGATGGTACACAGGCACGGCTGACAGCTCATCTGTATTTCTCAGCCAGCACGCTGGCCACAGCCGACATGAACTTGTCGACGGCAGAGTGCACCTCGGGGCTGTACTCCTTACCCAGGCGGGTAGCCAGCGACACCTGCAAGCACTGCGACAGGAACTGCAAGGATAAACAGGGCTTAGCACCGCCACTCCAgccctcctgtccccatccccgtccctgtcccacaCCCCCTGTACTCCATCCCCTGCTGTCCACCCTGATCCCGCTCCCCCATCCCCTGTCCTCcatcccccagctccctgtccccattctcTGTCCCTTAGTCtccattccccatcccctgctccctgtccctccatTCCGATCCCTATCCTCAAACTCcgtccccattccccatccccatcccctgccTGCCTTGAAGTTGACGGGGTCCACACGCAGGTTGTAGGCGTGCAGGTTGCTGAGCTCAGACAGAGCCTGGCTGAGGTTGTCCATGTTCTTGATGGCATTGCTCAGGGCAGCCACCACTTTCTTGCCATGGCCACGGATCTGGTCAGATCCTTGTGACAGGTCGAAGTGGGGGAAGTAGGTCTTGGTCGGGGGGTAGGAGTGGAACATCCTGGGGGAGTGGGACAGTCAGTGGTGCTGACCCCAGCTGGACCCACCACAGTGGCCCCTCCGTGGGGCTCCCACCCCCTCATCCCCCTCTCCCGTGGGGTTCCCAGGCCTGTACCTCCACAGGGCATCGGCTCCGATTTCCTCCTCGGCGCCGCTCAACTTCCCCCAGATCTGCTGGATCAGCTTCTTGTCCTCGGCGGTCAGCATGGTGGCGGCTGGAAGAGTGGGCAGGGGttggtggcagcagcactgcaggaacacCTCTTATAGCCGCTGGCACCTCCACCCAGCCTTATCTTATCACACTGAGGGGCGAGGGGATGGCCGGGCCCTGGGAGCGGCTGCGGCACTGCCTTGGGGGCCCCGGATACCTCGGGGGGCCCTGCCCTAAGGAGGCCCCTGGGGGGCCCAGCTGCCTGTCCTGCCCCACTGCACCAGCCCAACACCAGAATGGGGCAGGGGGCAGCACCTTACCAGGCTGTcccatggacagcagcagccccaggcatgTCCCACGAATGCCACAGCCTTGTCCACCCTGGCTGGCATGTCCTCAAACCTGCTGTTGTGATCCACCATTCTCCACAGATGGGGCAGGATCCTCCTTGGCTCTGAGGGTGTTGAGGCACAAgtgtcccatgtcccctccAGACTTTGGCAcatccagctcctctctgccccAAGAGGCCCCCATGGCCTCTGAGCAGGAGCCATGGACAAGCCCTCCCAGAGAAATCCAGTATGGGAACAACCCCTCTGGGTTCACGGTCTTCCCAAAGTCCATCCTGTGATGCTTGTCAGTCCTGGactccttcccttcttcccacccCAATGtgtgctcctgcctctccccatAAATGCTGGGAAATCCCGCAGGGCACGTGGTGGCTGGTCatacaaaaaaagaatttta
Encoded here:
- the LOC128815161 gene encoding hemoglobin subunit alpha-D codes for the protein MLTAEDKKLIQQIWGKLSGAEEEIGADALWRMFHSYPPTKTYFPHFDLSQGSDQIRGHGKKVVAALSNAIKNMDNLSQALSELSNLHAYNLRVDPVNFKFLSQCLQVSLATRLGKEYSPEVHSAVDKFMSAVASVLAEKYR